Proteins co-encoded in one Gossypium arboreum isolate Shixiya-1 chromosome 11, ASM2569848v2, whole genome shotgun sequence genomic window:
- the LOC108470834 gene encoding uncharacterized protein LOC108470834, whose amino-acid sequence MISIFKAHQAGLRGDKINVVVKVQHPGIQDLMMIDIRNLQAFALDILKNDIKFDIFSITKKMEKQVFVLTLVSFALDILKNDIKFDIFSITKKMEKQVFVFTLVFLAKHIYPSFMYFLDYVNCEYRSTWIWISFFFCMSLIIYPLCCQY is encoded by the exons ATGATTTCAATTTTCAAG GCTCATCAAGCAGGATTGAGAGGTGATAAGATCAATGTTGTTGTTAAG GTGCAACATCCTGGAATCCAGGATCTTATGATGATCGACATCCGTAACTTGCAAGCATTTGCACTAGACATTCTGAAGAATGATATCAAATTTGATATATTTTCCATTACCAAGAAAATGGAAAAACAAGTATTTGTATTGACACTGGTGTCATTTGCACTAGACATTCTGAAGAATGATATCAAATTTGATATATTTTCCATTACCAAGAAAATGGAAAAACAAGTATTTGTATTCACACTGGTGTTCCTTGCAAAACATATCTATCCttcttttatgtattttttaGATTATGTCAATTGTGAGTATCGTTCCACTTGGATTTGGATTTCTTTTTTCTTCTGCATGTCGTTAATTATTTATCCTTTGTGTTGTCAATATTAA